The Euwallacea similis isolate ESF13 chromosome 27, ESF131.1, whole genome shotgun sequence genome segment AAATCTCGAACTTCTAACATGTCTTAACacgttaataaaaaaatgaacaaattaaaTCTAGCCGGTGAGTCACGcgcaaaaatttcaaatacacaTATTTACCGAAGGCTTCTAGTTTTTGTCTATCACTCTGCTGCAATTATTAGTTCCCTTTCATACCTGTTAAAGGATCCCATTATCTCAATTTCGAGAAAAACGTGCCATTCCTCGTTTTTTTCCCTTTACCCTCAGTCTTATAGCAGCACGACGACAAATAAGATGTTCATAATCCGAAAATACTCGCGTAATAATTGGATGATCATTTGTTTCAAAGACTCATGAGATACGTCATTAGTGTAGCGGACATTTAGTGACCGAACGTGGGTGTTGTGTAGCTGACCTTTACTGACTCAAAAGGGGTTTCATGTAACTGACATTTAGCTTCGTGTGTCACAGCGGATGTCaccaaaaacttttttctccttttgtgGAGTAGTGGCCGGAAATGAGTTCCCTCATGGTTATGTAGAATGAGGTCCTCATCCATGCCTTCTCATCACCGTCATATTTAACTGCGGCTTAACATGGAAAATTGTGATAGAATGTAAGTACTGTGGTCTTATTTCTAAACGAATATATATACTATTTTCTGGAAGTACGTTCTTATAGTAAAAACGAAGATTTCCTATCTGAAGCAAACAAAGAAATGAATATATCATGTCGGATTTAAATCCTAGTAAGAGTTGGACGATTTATTCCGATAGTCCATAAGGTTGTTAAATGGccctaaataaattaacattagaGACACTAAGGGCACTTAAGAAAAGATTTAGAGATGTTATCAATGAGGGTTTCAATGGATAAGAGGCGTGAGTTTTGCTCTGATTAACATTAACGGAATGTGATAACGAAAAAAGTTGTCCGATAAAAACATGGGGTCAGTGAAGtgaaaattcatgttgaaCATCAACTGATAGGAACACAACGATTGTCcgaaattacattttaaactacagttttaaaataaaagcttaCCCAAGTTATTTTCCTGTTTTGGCATATACTCGCCGATTTCTTTCAGGATTTTAGCTATCTCCTCAGAATCTTTAACGATACTACACAGCTCCTCGTGGTTGAAATCTGGGGTAATTTGCTTGCATAGCAGAATTTGACTTATGACATTTCCCAAATTTGATGGACCAGCTCTGttatctgaaaatatttggaGAAAAAGTTGAAACGTAACATAACTGGGAAcataacttgaaaatttacttGAGTGTGagtttgcaataaaatttatcttaagGAGGAACTGGTATatggtaaaaataaatggtagTACACATTACTTTTCCTTAGTTCTGTTGAGTGCGTACAAAAGTCGATAAGAATCTAATAACGCAAGAGCAAATGATTCATGGTTAAAACTGAAGATCacttatatacagggtgccacATCATTAATAGATACCAATGAAATTCACTCACGTTATCTCGACCTATATTAGGAGAACAATATCATTCATGGAAAGCTGTTTTGCTTTAGGAGAGcttaatttgtaaataagtaaaccatttttatgatttttaattataactgTAATGTTAGTCCCATTAATTTGCATtcaaacattacaaaaaaccACAAAATGTGAAACACGAAATCACGAAATTAGATTTCGCCCCACATTAGCGGCAGCAGAAACTGCCCCAACATTAATATAACGGTCCTAATAATAGAATAAACGcagataaatattatttcaatcaACGTAATTCTCCCTAGAGCACTGTATTGAATTGTAATTGCTGATGATAATTAATATCACACTAGTGTTTATTTAGAACcatttaaataacttaataaatttcgaagcaaatattattaaagctTAAATATGTGCTTACCGTAATATCCAGACATATCCATGGGGACAATTTGCACCAATCTATGCGATTTGCTTAATTCCCTATAGAACAACTGCGCCATGAAATATAGCATAACAAGATTCTGGTTATCCGCGGGTATTCCCTCATCTATTGCACTGAAATAAACCACATCAACTCAGTGAGCAATAACACAGCACGATcgtatttaatgttaattaacaTCGTTTGTGGATGAGAAATTAGTCAGTTATTTACAACAGCACGTTCCACAGCTAAAGCGCATCTAAGGTCTAAAAAGTGTTTAGCTGTTCCCTAACTATTACTGCTACAAACTTCCTCTACCAGCTGGATTTACTTTTAATCTGACTTCCCTGATGTCTGCAGTAGAGCagacaattaataatttaatagaagtTGCCTTTTAGTGTCGTTTTCTTCTTCTAATTGGGATTCTTTCGCTGTAGATACGAGATTTAAAAGTTCCAGTACTTTACTTTCCCCTTTGTATAAGATTTTCATCGTCTCTAACAAATTGTATATACGGTAAAAAAGAAATCGTGGCTGCAAACAGTTTGAGTGAACCACAGATATTTACTCACAAGGAATAATATTTATAGGTCTTGTTAAGATTCCCCAGAGTTGTATAGCTGCAAGGTTTTTAGCACCAAATATGTCTCTTTTGGTCCCTTCTTTGTAGGATTGTGCAAATTACCACTATTTTTGGTTTTCACGAGAGCACTGGTCGaatgaatttttcatgaaGTAAGACAAACGTTCCTTGGGTCTGTCCATTACTGTACCTTTGCGAGTACAGTTGGACATTAAATTGATAGTTTCCTTTATTGACGTGCCTATAGTGTTCTAATAACTTTACATGGTTCGTCACCATCTCTTTGTCGTAATCacagttttttcattatatgcCATAGGATATTCCTCACGTCCCcgtagttttatttttcacatgaCCTTCTTTTTGCCGTCGTTTTTGTCGTTGTATGTTTTTTTGTGTCCTTAGTTCTTCTTTTTGgcatgtaaaaaataaactatagaCATGAGCGACACACTGCGGGTACATCGAAAATAAACTACGTGCAGGTGAAATATTAACTACGGACACGTGAAGGAAGAATAAACTACGGACTAGCTGTGGTGTTCTATCTCTTGGTTTAAACATTACACTGACACTGAAGCTTc includes the following:
- the dcma gene encoding regulator of G-protein signaling 7-binding protein A isoform X3, translated to MKLVLDINAQIALFRDLLVAIGQSRDCPEHRERIRKLRRNCVEACKTTSQLILPHIQSAIDEGIPADNQNLVMLYFMAQLFYRELSKSHRLVQIVPMDMSGYYDNRAGPSNLGNVISQILLCKQITPDFNHEELCSIVKDSEEIAKILKEIGEYMPKQENNLEKSSALNEDVSNQWTKKHRTFLYKHMNLFCCAAQPSYL